The following nucleotide sequence is from Rhizobium binae.
CCGAACGCGAACTGGCGGCAGCCGTCGCCGATATCGGCGCAGCCGAAGCCCAGCTTTATCCGTCGATCACCTTGTCCGGCTCGATCTCGCCGGGCTGGGTCAAATCGTCGGGCGCCAGCGGCGGAAGTCTGACCACGTGGTCCTTCGGCCCATCGCTCAACCTGCCGATCCTCGATGGCGGCACGCTGCGCGCCAATGTCGAGATCGAAAAATCCGATGCGAAGACCCAGTATCTCGCCTGGAAAGCGGCGGTGCTGAACGGCGTCGAAGAAGTCGAAAACGCGCTTACCGCGGTCCGCCGCGACACGCAGACGCTGGCGCCGCTACGCCGGCAGGTAGAGACGGCGCAGGGGTCGCTCGCGCTTTCGACCGTAAGCTACAGGGATGGCGCCTCGTCGCTGCTCGATGTCCTCGACTCCCAGCGTTCGGTCTCCGATGCCGAGGCAAGTCTTGCCGCCACGGTGCAGCAGGTGGCGAAGGACTATGTGGACCTTTATGTCGCGATTGGCGCCGGCTACCTCGAGCCGGAGCAGGTGGCCTCCAAGCCAATTGCAAAGTCGGGCTGATTGGCCGGAGGTTTTGCCTATCGTCCAGACTCCAGAATGCGGAGCGCGAGCTTGAGGTGCGGCAGGTCGAGCATGCGCCCGTCGAGCTGGATGACGCCGGCGTTGTGACTGCCGGCAAAGGCGGCGGTGACCTTTTCCGCCCAGACGATCTCGGTGGCATCCGGCGTGAAGGCGTGATTGATCGTTTCCACCTGGCTCGGATGGATGGCCATCATGCCGGAGAAACCGTCGCGCCGGGCGCGGCCGACATAGGCCCGCAGACCATTGAGATCGCGAAAATCGGGATAGACGGTATCGATCGCCGGAACGGTTGCCGCATGGGCTGCAAATAACGTGAGCGAGCGGGCCAGTTCGTAAGGCGGCGTATAGCGGCCGTCCGTCCTGCGCGCGGTCGAAGCCCCGATCGCGGCCGGCAGATCCTCAGCACCCCAGGTCAGGCCGCAGAGCTTGTCCGAGACCTCACGATAGCTGCCGATCTCGAAGATAGCCGACGGCGTTTCGGTTGCGATCGGCAGGATGGGAAAAGCCGATTCGAGGGCGCTTGCAAGTTTGCGCACCGA
It contains:
- a CDS encoding HpcH/HpaI aldolase/citrate lyase family protein, which produces MRLRSLLFVPGDRPERFEKALASGADAVILDLEDSVAPANKPKARESVHTFVQRHAGETALLVRINPLASPEFEDDLAALSGLQPFALMLPKAEGAASVRKLASALESAFPILPIATETPSAIFEIGSYREVSDKLCGLTWGAEDLPAAIGASTARRTDGRYTPPYELARSLTLFAAHAATVPAIDTVYPDFRDLNGLRAYVGRARRDGFSGMMAIHPSQVETINHAFTPDATEIVWAEKVTAAFAGSHNAGVIQLDGRMLDLPHLKLALRILESGR